A single genomic interval of Methanooceanicella nereidis harbors:
- a CDS encoding DUF655 domain-containing protein — MTHTNDIKEQHAFILDFLPTGYAEDTRPIHLRKPVAQALGADHFILLELSIKDGVRVEIEGKVFVGKGDRDIVKHVEKRLKYEELTHGAVIELPYVIERIVKDNERKFVEFFNNAQPITVRLHTLELLPGIGKKMMWAIIDERKKGKFKDFADIEARVKGLHHPEKLIAKRIEEEIQDEQIKYRMFAK, encoded by the coding sequence ATGACTCATACGAACGATATTAAGGAACAACATGCTTTTATCCTCGATTTCTTACCCACCGGGTATGCGGAGGATACCAGGCCGATACATCTTCGGAAGCCGGTAGCTCAGGCCCTTGGCGCGGACCATTTCATACTGCTGGAGCTCAGCATAAAGGATGGCGTCAGGGTGGAGATAGAAGGTAAGGTATTTGTAGGAAAGGGCGACAGGGACATAGTGAAGCATGTTGAGAAGAGGCTAAAATATGAAGAACTGACACATGGGGCTGTCATTGAGCTGCCATATGTTATAGAGAGGATCGTAAAGGATAACGAAAGAAAGTTCGTTGAGTTCTTTAATAACGCCCAGCCTATAACGGTCAGGCTCCATACTCTGGAATTGTTGCCCGGCATAGGTAAGAAAATGATGTGGGCCATAATCGATGAGCGCAAAAAAGGCAAGTTCAAGGACTTTGCGGACATAGAGGCTCGCGTTAAGGGATTACATCACCCGGAGAAGCTCATCGCCAAGCGTATAGAGGAAGAGATCCAGGATGAGCAAATAAAGTACAGGATGTTCGCAAAATAA
- a CDS encoding RNA polymerase Rpb4 family protein yields the protein MIIKKVISEELLTLPEIKDILNEIRDEREKAGVELRYEQKRAVEHANTFSKIGAEESRELVNELLTLEKMKIDIAVRIANLCPRTKDELRSIYAKERFTLTEAELKSILDIVAKYI from the coding sequence ATGATTATCAAGAAGGTAATAAGCGAGGAGTTACTTACTCTCCCCGAGATCAAAGACATCCTTAACGAGATCAGGGACGAAAGGGAAAAGGCGGGAGTCGAGCTCCGCTACGAACAGAAGAGAGCGGTGGAGCATGCTAACACTTTCTCGAAGATCGGCGCCGAGGAGTCAAGGGAACTTGTGAACGAGCTTCTTACCCTTGAAAAGATGAAGATAGACATCGCTGTCAGGATAGCCAACCTCTGCCCCCGCACAAAGGATGAGCTGAGGTCTATCTACGCTAAAGAGAGATTTACCCTCACCGAAGCGGAATTAAAAAGTATCTTAGATATAGTCGCAAAATATATCTAA